From Plasmodium chabaudi chabaudi strain AS genome assembly, chromosome: 12, the proteins below share one genomic window:
- a CDS encoding DnaJ protein, putative (pfam_scan;Pfam:PF14308.2; E()=1.8E-42;score=145.1;query 487-774;description=DnaJ-X;~pfam_scan;Pfam:PF00226.27; E()=9.4E-26;score=89.7;query 356-418;description=DnaJ;~iprscan;InterPro:IPR036869 : Chaperone J-domain superfamily;Superfamily:SSF46565; score=9.94E-29;query 355-441;description=Chaperone J-domain superfamily;~iprscan;InterPro:IPR018253 : DnaJ domain, conserved site;Prosite:PS00636; score=1.0;query 398-417;description=DnaJ domain, conserved site;~iprscan;InterPro:IPR026894 : DNAJ-containing protein, X-domain;Pfam:PF14308; score=4.3E-43;query 487-774;description=DNAJ-containing protein, X-domain;~iprscan;InterPro:IPR001623 : Heat shock protein DnaJ, N-terminal;Pfam:PF00226; score=3.6E-26;query 356-418;description=DnaJ domain;~iprscan;InterPro:IPR001623 : Heat shock protein DnaJ, N-terminal;SMART:SM00271; score=2.6E-29;query 355-413;description=DnaJ domain;~iprscan;InterPro:IPR001623 : Heat shock protein DnaJ, N-terminal;Prosite:PS50076; score=22.868;query 356-421;description=DnaJ domain;~iprscan;InterPro:IPR001623 : Heat shock protein DnaJ, N-terminal;PRINTS:PR00625; score=2.1E-19;query 393-413;description=DnaJ domain;~iprscan;InterPro:IPR001623 : Heat shock protein DnaJ, N-terminal;PRINTS:PR00625; score=2.1E-19;query 376-391;description=DnaJ domain;~iprscan;InterPro:IPR001623 : Heat shock protein DnaJ, N-terminal;PRINTS:PR00625; score=2.1E-19;query 413-432;description=DnaJ domain;~iprscan;InterPro:IPR001623 : Heat shock protein DnaJ, N-terminal;PRINTS:PR00625; score=2.1E-19;query 358-376;description=DnaJ domain): MSNWGINELGNWVSNGISQLSANIASNVTSNLSPIFSTNIEEPPVSPPISKPHKKVFLNLNTDSDDSDDMNNSNNPNNLNDSNDSDDSDDDNYGTYDYKLGYYLTKEEREQQKRHLIQQSLASIPDEYEDILTYTSPRRKSSTATYKSMNINDGTCRKKTPNVNYSPSRRGDSTHRISENVNKKSDSASRRSESLNKRSDSASRRSESLNKRTDSASRRSENVNKRSDSASRRNENVNKRSDSANMRNESPNKKSDKGKAPKKNTAEESKEGNDFLSTWGINSLFSYGDKSGYCNEYKTGYRLDAEAQRVLHDSLTYEAYSRQKKKGSGSMNPRNSSHRGHSRQRDDDMRVCVDTTYYDILEVNPNASQKTIKMNYYKLALKYHPDKNPNDEEAKLKFQKINEAYQVLSDEEKREEYDRMGLNATNGMFMLDPSVLFVLLYSSEELKDYIGTLRIAYYIQMIYNSSDSIEDIHAVRNVIKKEIDLEQKQREVKLALLLRDKLKLYMEDETAWATKMENELKKSMGSYFSSSILESIGWVYNNVASAYIAEVTTFGGIGAALPNAKAYTRSIQNQFGVAKSMISTFVTMRQVASYYDKLNSEKDEKEEKKKKEKKASSDDDDEKEGKNEKREDDKIDDAGEGPSTAQNLEDKELDPNDFEGTGDVHYGFNISDYLFGGNDTKLNSKDKTKEEAEDPEKKKLEKEALREEYQTKTFGSIIKNILSLVLWDIESTTKEVAQKLVRDEGVDINTRLKRAYALKQLGEIMTNLSKTEKDLFDVNNLDISQLFDDLILKAAKKAEEAEAAAEKERIERDQKFGGVMYNKNNPWFE; the protein is encoded by the coding sequence atgtcgaATTGGGGAATTAATGAATTGGGAAATTGGGTATCAAATGGTATAAGTCAATTAAGCGCAAATATTGCATCAAATGTTACATCAAATCTGAGCCCGATATTTTCCACAAACATAGAAGAACCCCCTGTTTCGCCACCAATTTCAAAGCCTCATAAAAAGgtgtttttaaatttgaatACTGATTCAGATGACTCAGATGATAtgaataattcaaataacCCGAATAATTTGAATGATTCAAACGATTCGGATGATTCAGATGATGATAACTATGGTACCTATGATTATAAATTGGGATATTATTTGACAAAAGAAGAACGAGAGCAACAAAAACGACATCTCATTCAACAAAGTTTAGCTTCTATTCCAGATGAATATGAAGATATACTTACTTATACCTCACCACGTAGGAAATCTAGCACTGCCACATATAAAAGTATGAACATAAATGATGGGACAtgcagaaaaaaaacaccaAATGTAAATTATAGTCCAAGTAGAAGAGGTGATAGTACACACAGAATAAGTGAAAatgtaaacaaaaaaagcgATAGTGCAAGTAGGCGAAGTGAAAGTTTAAACAAAAGAAGCGATAGTGCAAGTAGGCGAAGCGAAAGTTTAAACAAAAGAACCGATAGTGCAAGTAGGCGAAGTGAAAATGTAAACAAAAGAAGCGATAGTGCAAGTAGGCgaaatgaaaatgtaaaCAAAAGAAGCGACAGTGCAAACATGCGAAATGAAAGTCCAAACAAAAAAAGCGATAAAGGTAAAgcaccaaaaaaaaatactgcAGAAGAATCGAAAGAAGGTAACGATTTTTTGAGCACTTGGGGAATAAATTCGCTATTTTCTTATGGAGATAAATCAGGATATTGCAATGAATACAAAACTGGTTATCGTTTAGATGCCGAAGCCCAAAGGGTACTGCATGATAGTTTGACATATGAAGCATATTCAAgacaaaagaaaaaaggaaGTGGTTCTATGAATCCGCGTAATTCATCCCATAGAGGTCATAGTCGACAAAGAGATGATGATATGCGTGTATGTGTTGATACTAcatattatgatatattagAAGTAAATCCAAATGCATCACaaaaaactataaaaatgaattattataaattagcATTGAAATACCATCCAGATAAAAACCCTAATGATGAGGAagcaaaattaaaatttcaaaaaataaatgaagcATATCAAGTATTAAGTGATGAAGAAAAGAGAGAAGAATATGATCGAATGGGTTTAAATGCAACTAATGGAATGTTTATGTTAGATCCTTctgtattatttgttttattatacagTTCTGAAGAATTAAAAGATTATATAGGTACTTTAAGAattgcatattatattcaaatgatatataacAGTTCAGACTCTATTGAAGATATACATGCTGTTCGAAatgtaattaaaaaagaaatagatTTAGAGCAGAAACAAAGAGAAGTAAAATTGGCTTTACTTTTACgagataaattaaaattgtatatggAAGATGAAACAGCTTGGGCTAccaaaatggaaaatgaacttaaaaaatcaatGGGTTCTTATTTTTCAAGTTCTATATTAGAATCTATTGGTTgggtatataataatgttgCATCTGCATATATAGCAGAAGTAACAACTTTTGGGGGTATTGGTGCAGCTTTACCAAATGCTAAGGCATATACTAGATCTATACAAAATCAATTCGGAGTAGCCAAATCAATGATCAGCACATTTGTAACAATGCGACAAGTAGCTTCCTATTATGATAAACTCAATTCAGAAAAAGacgaaaaagaagaaaaaaaaaaaaaggaaaaaaaagcaagcagtgatgatgatgatgaaaaagaaggaaaaaatgaaaaaagagaaGACGACAAAATTGACGATGCTGGGGAAGGACCAAGTACGGCCCAAAATTTAGAAGATAAGGAATTGGACCCAAATGATTTTGAAGGAACTGGTGATGTACATTATGGATTTAATATTTCTGATTATCTTTTTGGAGGAAATGATACTAAATTAAATAGTAAGGATAAAACTAAAGAAGAAGCAGAAGAtcctgaaaaaaaaaaattagaaaaagaaGCTTTAAGAGAAGAATATCAAACAAAAACATTTGGttcaataataaaaaatatactttcACTTGTTTTATGGGATATAGAATCAACAACTAAAGAAGTAGCACAGAAGTTAGTACGTGATGAAGGTGTAGATATTAATACTCGATTAAAAAGAGCATATGCTTTGAAACAGTTAGGAGAGATAATGAcaaatttatcaaaaacaGAAAAGGATTTATTTGATGTCAATAATTTGGATATTAGTCAACTTTTTGATGATCTTATTTTAAAGGCAGCCAAAAAAGCAGAAGAAGCTGAGGCAGCCGCTGAAAAGGAGAGAATTGAAAGAGACCAAAAATTCGGTGGTGTAAtgtataacaaaaataatccATGGTTTGAATAA
- a CDS encoding UDP-N-acetylglucosamine transferase subunit ALG13, putative (term=annotation;date=20181112;qualifier=removed_product=glycosyltransferase family 28 protein, putative;qualifier=added_product=udp-n-acetylglucosamine transferase subunit alg13, putative;qualifier=added_gene_name=alg13;qualifier=added_GO:0004577;qualifier=added_GO:0006488;curatorName=ucb@sanger.ac.uk;~pfam_scan;Pfam:PF04101.12; E()=1.3E-26;score=93.4;query 3-165;description=Glyco_tran_28_C;~iprscan;Superfamily:SSF53756; score=7.85E-8;query 50-131;description=null;~iprscan;InterPro:IPR007235 : Glycosyltransferase 28, C-terminal;Pfam:PF04101; score=1.4E-26;query 3-165;description=Glycosyl transferase, family 28, C-terminal) codes for MYLFITVGSYKFDELIEYIDNKEFHIFLKKNGFTKLTIQIGSSNYIPKLIYNYKNTNSTLLQKAKYFRYKSSISKYYDKANLILSHAGVGTTFECLRKNKKILIVPNIKLMDNHQMEFAHYMSTSNYLQICDNLLNLKQNILTCLKTDKYEKLPNPQTDKFISDLKDLISL; via the coding sequence ATGtacttatttattacaGTTGGTTCTTATAAATTTGATGAGTTAATTGaatatattgataataaagaatttcacatatttttaaaaaaaaatggttttacaaaattaacTATACAAATCGGAAGCTCTAATTACATACctaaattaatatacaattataaaaatacaaattcaactttattacaaaaagcaaaatattttcGATACAAAAGTAGTATtagtaaatattatgataaaGCTAATCTGATTTTAAGTCATGCAGGTGTAGGAACAACATTTGAATGCTtacgaaaaaataaaaaaattttaatcgttccaaatattaaattaatggATAATCATCAAATGGAATTTGCTCATTATATGTCTACttcaaattatttacaaatttgtgataatttattaaatttaaaacaaaatattttgacaTGCTTAAAGACggataaatatgaaaaactTCCAAACCCTCAAACAGATAAATTCATATCTGATTTAAAAGATCTCATAAGTTTGTAG